The Henckelia pumila isolate YLH828 chromosome 2, ASM3356847v2, whole genome shotgun sequence genome includes a window with the following:
- the LOC140877471 gene encoding uncharacterized protein gives MANANATLNVLDLIRPPVEGYGSNSILHAIEAKNFELKPAIIHVIQLQARFGGTAVEDPYAHMERFLSICDTFKFNGVTADAVILCLFPFSLQRDATEWLTQFPVMSITMELVQVFLNKYFPPTKIAQLFSDIIYFKQKDGESLNSAWTRFKKKLRMCPQHNLTQSQQTQTFYNGADSSVWSMLDATANGSLFIKTPADSWEIIGNMVEINVGWPDLRKEKKAGVLEVGALTAFNANIDALTHQMSLMQSAPINQVQGIVVEGQQNFEGEAANFVGNQGRQSYNPYSNTYNPGWKNHPNFSWKSPKDTANAS, from the coding sequence ATGGCCAACGCAAATGCTACTCTTAATGTTTTGGATCTCATTCGACCGCCAGTCGAAGGATATGGATCCAATAGCATTCTTCATGCTATTGAGGCAAAAAACTTCGAGCTTAAACCTGCTATAATTCACGTGATACAACTTCAAGCTCGGTTTGGAGGAACTGCAGTTGAAGATCCTTACGCTCATATGGAGCGATTTCTGTCTATCTGTGACACATTCAAATTCAATGGAGTTACAGCTGATGCAGTGATACTGTGTTTATTTCCGTTCTCCTTGCAAAGAGACGCGACTGAGTGGCTTACACAGTTTCCTGTCATGTCTATCACGATGGAACTTGTTCAAGTCTTTTTGAACAAGTACTTTCCACCAACCAAGATAGCGCAGCTATTTTCTGACATCATATATTTTAAGCAGAAAGACGGAGAATCACTTAATTCAGCTTGGACTAGATTCAAGAAGaagttgaggatgtgtcctcagcataaCCTTACGcaaagccagcagactcagacgtTCTACAATGGTGCCGACTCGTCAGTGTGGTCCATGCTGGATGCAACAGCGAATGGGAGCTTATTTATAAAAACTCCAGCGGACTCATGGGAGATAATTGGTAACATGGTTGAGATTAATGTGGGATGGCCAGATctgagaaaagagaagaaagcaGGCGTCCTCGAAGTAGGTGCTCTAACGGCCTTCAATGCTAATATCGATGCCTTAACACATCAAATGTCGCTAATGCAGTCAGCTCCTATTAATCAAGTTCAGGGGATAGTTGTTGAAGGACAGCAAAATTTTGAAGGCGAGGCAGCAAATTTTGTGGGAAACCAAGGAAGGCAGTCATACAATCCGTACAGTAACACCTACAATCCGGGCTGGAAAAATCATCCTAACTTCTCTTGGAAATCCCCTAAGGATACAGCAAATGCATCTTAA